From the genome of Spirosomataceae bacterium TFI 002, one region includes:
- a CDS encoding TIGR00255 family protein encodes MLQSMTGFGSATVENDKIAITAEVKTLNSKFTDTYCRIPKTFSNREVEIRNYLSKQLNRGKIEFNLNVSPKDEASAGTSVNRPVVKAYVRDLQETSRELGFEAEPTELLRIASMMPNAYETKSLSEEEAEAEWGMIMKAIDEAIKKCIEFREQEGAATGEKFLEYINTIGKKLDEVALQDPNRIPVIRERLEKSIADYVDSENFDQNRFEQELIYYVEKYDISEEKVRLANHLSYFKEELQKESNGKRLNFITQEIGREINTIGSKANDAIIQRLVVEMKDELEKIKEQTMNIV; translated from the coding sequence ATGCTTCAATCCATGACGGGCTTCGGCTCTGCAACTGTAGAAAACGACAAAATAGCTATCACAGCTGAGGTAAAAACACTCAATTCTAAATTTACTGATACCTATTGCAGAATACCCAAGACATTTTCCAATCGTGAAGTAGAGATAAGAAACTACCTTTCCAAGCAACTGAATAGAGGTAAAATTGAATTTAATCTCAATGTAAGTCCAAAAGATGAGGCTTCTGCTGGTACATCTGTCAATAGGCCAGTTGTAAAAGCTTATGTACGTGACTTACAGGAAACAAGCCGTGAGTTAGGTTTCGAAGCGGAGCCTACAGAGCTATTGAGAATTGCGAGTATGATGCCGAATGCATACGAAACAAAATCTCTAAGTGAAGAAGAGGCCGAGGCTGAATGGGGGATGATAATGAAGGCGATAGATGAAGCCATCAAGAAATGTATTGAGTTTAGAGAGCAAGAAGGTGCAGCCACAGGTGAGAAGTTCCTTGAATATATCAATACGATTGGTAAAAAACTGGACGAAGTTGCACTACAAGATCCTAACCGTATACCTGTGATACGTGAGCGATTGGAAAAGTCAATTGCGGACTATGTGGATAGCGAAAACTTTGATCAAAATAGATTTGAGCAAGAGCTGATCTATTACGTAGAAAAATACGATATCTCCGAAGAAAAAGTACGACTTGCCAACCACCTTTCTTATTTCAAAGAAGAATTGCAAAAAGAGTCAAATGGTAAAAGACTTAATTTTATCACCCAGGAAATAGGGAGAGAGATAAATACCATAGGATCCAAAGCAAACGACGCGATCATTCAACGCCTTGTGGTAGAGATGAAAGACGAACTAGAAAAAATCAAAGAGCAGACAATGAATATTGTTTGA
- a CDS encoding Outer membrane protein OmpA, with protein sequence MRLLAFILLFLSVGAYGQTTPNPPIKKKSTNDTFVNKIEITEDYTIFSMQFVSKNAEEQLKDYFDNNPKEKKEISQLPSMMRNMYLQQMLEGIRKNGGSTISIQPTSFLRAPNGEKFKFIKATNIPIAPERQTVEVDKKYFFKVYFEKLSPGIQSVDLVESENREEDGMTYWNFYGIKVNNPANGEESLAFEEQETETKVVLEKMITVKGNVLDFDSQEPIQAKILCKTGENETLYDSVITSKTGYFEFYLPNTTTTYVVSAAGYDAHEQSLDLSRKAEKEIEYDIYLEKPFKIEKPAEIKAVDLVKEEVEGQETELEEKEELEVLDNNKLRLNHLYFETGKDEILVKSHAELDKLLKLLQDKPKMRIRVEGHTDNQGDSRKNKVLSLDRAMAVRNYLVGKGIAADRIEFTGYGDTKPIVENADDLLRQKNRRVEIVILED encoded by the coding sequence ATGAGACTTTTAGCCTTTATACTTTTGTTTCTCTCTGTTGGTGCTTACGGTCAAACAACCCCTAATCCACCAATTAAGAAAAAATCAACCAATGACACATTCGTCAATAAAATTGAAATAACGGAAGACTATACCATCTTCTCCATGCAGTTTGTAAGCAAAAATGCTGAAGAGCAACTCAAAGATTATTTCGACAACAATCCAAAAGAAAAAAAGGAAATTAGTCAATTGCCAAGCATGATGCGAAACATGTATTTGCAACAAATGCTAGAGGGAATTAGAAAAAATGGAGGTAGCACAATTAGCATTCAACCTACTTCTTTCTTGCGAGCACCAAATGGTGAAAAGTTCAAATTCATAAAAGCCACAAATATTCCCATTGCTCCCGAAAGGCAAACTGTTGAGGTAGATAAAAAGTACTTTTTTAAGGTCTATTTCGAAAAGCTGAGTCCAGGTATTCAATCGGTTGATTTGGTTGAATCGGAAAACAGAGAAGAAGACGGAATGACCTATTGGAATTTTTACGGAATCAAAGTCAACAACCCAGCAAATGGTGAAGAGTCATTAGCTTTTGAAGAGCAAGAAACAGAAACCAAGGTGGTGCTTGAGAAAATGATTACCGTGAAAGGAAATGTACTTGACTTTGACTCTCAAGAGCCCATTCAAGCTAAAATCCTCTGCAAAACCGGAGAAAACGAAACATTATATGACTCAGTAATTACCTCAAAAACTGGCTATTTCGAGTTCTATTTACCAAATACCACTACAACCTACGTGGTTTCTGCGGCAGGTTACGATGCACATGAGCAATCCTTAGACCTGAGTAGAAAAGCTGAAAAAGAAATAGAATATGACATCTACTTAGAGAAGCCCTTTAAAATAGAAAAGCCAGCTGAAATAAAGGCTGTTGACTTAGTAAAAGAAGAAGTAGAAGGGCAAGAAACCGAGTTAGAAGAAAAGGAAGAATTAGAAGTTCTTGACAATAACAAATTACGTCTTAATCACCTTTACTTTGAAACTGGAAAAGACGAAATTCTCGTAAAATCGCACGCCGAACTTGATAAGCTATTAAAATTGCTTCAAGACAAGCCTAAAATGAGAATTAGGGTAGAAGGCCATACTGATAACCAAGGCGATTCTAGAAAAAACAAAGTACTATCGCTTGATAGAGCTATGGCAGTTCGCAATTATCTTGTAGGAAAAGGAATAGCTGCAGATCGAATAGAGTTTACAGGCTACGGAGATACCAAGCCGATTGTTGAAAATGCAGATGACCTCCTACGACAAAAGAATCGCAGGGTAGAAATTGTAATTCTCGAAGATTAA
- a CDS encoding Acetyltransferase, GNAT family, giving the protein MTNSSFHIQKATIGDLNQILQVFHNAVTITACEYYTPQQINAWASTINSTRNKWIHRIENEAFIVAKSNDDIVGFAALKGLSYFDLLFVAPGFGRRGVASQMYDILEAKIPIGTILETHASKVSMSFFLKKGFSVICQNKVDIQGVQIINHSMHKQL; this is encoded by the coding sequence TTGACAAATAGCTCTTTTCATATTCAAAAAGCCACGATTGGAGATTTAAATCAAATTTTACAAGTCTTTCATAACGCTGTTACTATTACAGCTTGTGAATATTATACGCCACAACAGATCAACGCTTGGGCGAGTACAATAAACTCAACTAGAAATAAGTGGATCCATCGTATCGAAAATGAGGCGTTTATTGTAGCTAAATCAAATGATGATATCGTAGGTTTCGCTGCCTTAAAAGGTCTCTCCTATTTCGATTTACTTTTTGTTGCTCCGGGTTTCGGGCGAAGAGGAGTCGCCAGTCAAATGTATGACATCTTAGAAGCCAAAATACCAATAGGAACAATCTTAGAAACACACGCAAGCAAAGTTTCCATGTCCTTTTTCTTGAAAAAAGGCTTTTCGGTTATTTGTCAAAACAAAGTTGACATACAGGGAGTGCAAATCATAAATCACAGCATGCATAAACAGCTTTGA
- a CDS encoding trk system potassium uptake protein TrkA, with protein MKYIIVGLGNFGSTLAISLTSIGHEVFGVDSSLEKVQQFKDRITHTICADTSKPASLNSLPLKEADIVVVAIGEDVGASILTTALLKQHNAKKIIGRAINPLHQTVLQSIGIETIFNPEEIAAQMFAKQLEMLGVVESFDLSEDCSIIELDVPERYLGSAIQDIDFEEKYNLKLIAIKHFHEKKNILGMVSKKSTVDMHLNPEHFLDERDILVMMGEIKDFQKMIGREIR; from the coding sequence ATGAAATATATAATAGTAGGTTTGGGCAACTTTGGTTCTACCCTTGCAATAAGCTTAACAAGTATTGGACACGAAGTTTTTGGTGTAGATTCATCTTTAGAAAAGGTGCAACAATTCAAAGATAGAATAACACATACTATTTGTGCTGACACTTCGAAACCAGCCTCGCTCAACTCTTTACCTTTAAAAGAAGCTGATATTGTCGTCGTAGCCATTGGTGAAGATGTAGGAGCATCTATACTTACCACTGCATTATTAAAACAACATAATGCGAAAAAGATCATTGGCAGGGCGATTAATCCGCTTCACCAAACGGTGTTACAGAGTATTGGAATAGAAACCATTTTTAACCCTGAAGAAATTGCCGCACAAATGTTTGCCAAGCAACTAGAAATGCTTGGTGTGGTAGAGTCTTTTGACCTTTCGGAGGATTGTAGTATCATTGAATTAGATGTTCCTGAGCGTTATTTGGGAAGTGCAATACAGGATATTGATTTTGAAGAAAAGTATAATTTAAAACTGATAGCGATAAAGCATTTTCACGAAAAGAAAAATATACTCGGCATGGTGAGTAAAAAATCTACAGTGGATATGCACCTCAATCCAGAACACTTTTTAGACGAAAGAGATATTCTTGTTATGATGGGTGAAATCAAAGATTTCCAAAAAATGATAGGAAGAGAAATTCGCTAA
- a CDS encoding potassium uptake protein, TrkH family — protein MGLKNNWVNFFDKLLIVRTRIVKRLELGIFVLLFLGFAFAIYQIGVPKEESVKFWVNGFLRQVPRLAMLFYFVIWALNNFVRKKVKLIDREHLPDFIFFLILFAFNTFKHHSWFLESEWFLYLMLSVFFIVRLLREGSNLRNAYMTPSVLFVISFLLLILVGTALLLIPVATNGNLSFIDALFTATSAVCVTGLTTVDTASKFTLIGQDMLLVLIQIGGLGLMTFTNFFAVLFKGGMSFRNHHILTNLLETDKPNSLFNTLIKIVVYTLIVEAFGVFLIHMVVDDGLFKSTSEDWMFATFHSISAFCNAGFSTLSNGLFNADFRFNYSFQIVICFLVILGGIGFPVVIDLYESLKGVLRSLTRTILLGERYKYQARNFNVHTRLVLTSTAVLLVAGTVLYFITEYNNTLLDHTSTYGKIVQSFFGSVTPRTAGFNTVDMGGLMQGTILIYLLLMWIGASPSSTGGGIKTTTFTIAISNIVSLAKGKNRVDLFKREISSTSINRSFAVIFLSLLNIGLAVFLISIFEPNQGLTAIAFECFSAYSTVGLSLNLTPELTDASKIVLIITMFLGRVGMFTLLFGIFNKVECSTYQYPKENVLIT, from the coding sequence GTGGGTTTAAAGAATAATTGGGTAAACTTTTTCGATAAGTTGTTGATCGTCCGCACTAGGATTGTGAAGCGACTTGAACTCGGCATCTTCGTTTTGCTTTTCTTAGGCTTTGCTTTTGCGATTTATCAAATAGGCGTCCCAAAAGAAGAAAGTGTTAAGTTTTGGGTAAATGGTTTTTTAAGGCAAGTACCACGACTTGCAATGCTTTTCTATTTTGTAATTTGGGCACTTAATAATTTTGTAAGAAAGAAGGTAAAACTGATAGACCGGGAACACTTACCTGATTTTATATTCTTCCTTATTTTATTCGCTTTTAATACTTTCAAGCACCATTCTTGGTTTTTGGAAAGCGAATGGTTCCTCTACTTAATGCTCTCCGTATTTTTCATAGTTAGACTATTGAGAGAAGGAAGCAATCTTCGAAACGCATATATGACCCCATCGGTCTTATTTGTAATCAGCTTTTTACTTTTAATATTGGTAGGAACTGCACTATTGCTCATTCCGGTAGCTACAAATGGTAATTTGTCCTTTATCGATGCCTTATTTACGGCTACAAGTGCAGTATGTGTTACAGGACTTACCACCGTGGATACGGCATCTAAATTCACTTTGATAGGACAAGATATGCTTTTGGTTCTCATTCAAATTGGAGGACTTGGTCTTATGACTTTCACTAACTTTTTCGCTGTACTTTTTAAGGGAGGAATGAGTTTTAGAAACCACCATATCCTGACGAACCTTTTAGAGACTGATAAGCCCAATTCGCTATTCAATACTTTGATCAAAATCGTTGTTTATACCCTCATTGTAGAAGCTTTCGGAGTATTTTTGATCCATATGGTTGTTGATGATGGCTTGTTTAAAAGCACAAGTGAAGACTGGATGTTTGCAACATTTCACTCCATCTCAGCATTTTGTAATGCAGGATTTAGTACACTTAGCAATGGGCTTTTCAACGCAGACTTTAGATTCAATTACTCATTCCAAATTGTGATTTGCTTTTTGGTCATTTTAGGAGGAATTGGTTTCCCAGTTGTAATAGACCTTTATGAAAGCCTCAAAGGGGTACTTAGGAGTTTGACTAGAACAATTTTACTAGGAGAACGATATAAATACCAAGCAAGAAATTTCAATGTACACACGAGACTAGTCCTTACAAGTACAGCCGTACTTTTGGTAGCAGGTACAGTCCTATATTTCATTACCGAATACAATAATACGCTGCTTGACCACACAAGTACTTACGGTAAAATCGTACAGTCATTTTTTGGCTCAGTAACTCCAAGAACTGCCGGTTTCAATACTGTTGACATGGGCGGCCTAATGCAAGGAACTATCCTTATCTACTTGCTCCTCATGTGGATTGGAGCTTCGCCAAGTAGTACTGGAGGTGGTATAAAAACAACCACATTTACCATTGCGATTAGCAATATCGTCTCATTGGCGAAAGGTAAAAACAGGGTAGATTTATTCAAGAGAGAAATTTCTTCTACTTCTATCAACCGCTCTTTTGCGGTAATCTTTCTATCATTACTCAATATTGGATTAGCCGTATTTTTAATTAGTATTTTTGAACCAAATCAAGGCCTTACCGCTATTGCATTTGAATGTTTTTCGGCATACAGTACAGTAGGTTTATCATTAAATCTTACTCCAGAACTAACCGACGCCAGCAAAATAGTGTTAATTATTACCATGTTTTTGGGAAGGGTTGGTATGTTTACTTTACTTTTTGGGATTTTCAACAAAGTTGAGTGTAGTACCTACCAATATCCAAAGGAGAACGTTTTGATCACTTAA
- a CDS encoding D-amino-acid dehydrogenase, whose product MKKVTIVGGGVIGLFTAYYLTEAGVPVQIIDNGTGESGCSHGNAGMIVPSHIIPLAAPGVISKSLKWLLDATSPFYVKPKLDLGLIKWGLAFQKAANPQIVEAAKPVLRDISLLSKELYQSLAKEFNFSFEEKGLLMLCQKQETYDEEIEIAHQAIEIGIKAEILDVDGIKKLEPNSNPAAMGAVFFPGDAHCNPSILMQELKNYLLNKSVEFFYKTEVVDFKTNGDTVTEIIINQDDQESGLEVDQVIICGGSWSQNIAKKLESYLPLQAGKGYSFVRNQNKDTEIQVPSILVEGKVAVTPFEGGNVRFGGTMEIGGINDHLNMKRVQGIVNCVNEFYPQLNLNLPSKEEIWYGFRPCSPDGLPYIGKMRKFENVLIGSGHAMMGLSMGPATGKLLADNYLGIPPKVSSQLLSPSRFE is encoded by the coding sequence ATGAAAAAAGTTACAATCGTAGGAGGTGGTGTGATAGGTTTATTTACTGCCTATTACCTTACAGAAGCTGGAGTGCCTGTTCAAATTATTGATAATGGAACAGGTGAATCAGGTTGCTCGCATGGCAACGCTGGTATGATTGTACCTAGCCATATCATTCCGCTTGCTGCTCCAGGGGTGATCTCCAAAAGCTTGAAATGGCTACTAGATGCCACAAGCCCTTTCTATGTAAAACCAAAACTTGACTTGGGTTTAATAAAGTGGGGTTTGGCATTTCAAAAAGCGGCTAACCCTCAAATTGTAGAAGCCGCAAAACCTGTATTGCGAGACATCAGCTTACTCAGTAAGGAGCTGTATCAAAGCTTGGCCAAAGAATTCAACTTTAGTTTTGAAGAAAAAGGTCTTTTGATGCTTTGTCAAAAGCAAGAAACATATGATGAAGAAATTGAAATTGCACATCAAGCCATTGAGATTGGTATAAAAGCAGAAATTCTCGATGTTGATGGGATCAAAAAACTTGAGCCCAATAGTAATCCTGCTGCAATGGGAGCCGTATTTTTCCCTGGAGATGCTCACTGCAACCCTAGTATTTTGATGCAAGAACTTAAGAATTACTTATTGAATAAATCAGTAGAATTCTTTTACAAAACGGAAGTAGTTGACTTTAAAACCAATGGAGACACTGTAACCGAAATAATAATCAATCAAGATGATCAAGAAAGTGGTCTTGAAGTAGATCAGGTGATTATATGTGGAGGTTCTTGGTCTCAAAATATTGCAAAAAAACTAGAAAGTTACCTCCCACTCCAAGCGGGCAAAGGTTACAGTTTCGTACGAAATCAAAATAAAGATACCGAGATTCAGGTTCCATCCATATTGGTGGAAGGCAAAGTGGCAGTTACTCCTTTTGAAGGCGGAAATGTAAGATTTGGAGGCACAATGGAAATTGGTGGAATCAATGATCATTTAAATATGAAGCGGGTACAAGGCATTGTCAACTGCGTTAATGAATTCTATCCACAACTCAATCTCAATTTACCATCAAAAGAGGAAATATGGTATGGCTTTAGACCGTGCTCACCAGATGGCTTGCCATATATTGGGAAAATGAGAAAATTTGAAAATGTGCTCATTGGGAGTGGGCATGCAATGATGGGTCTCAGTATGGGGCCTGCAACAGGGAAATTGTTAGCAGATAACTATTTAGGAATTCCTCCAAAAGTTTCATCCCAATTACTTTCTCCCTCACGATTTGAATGA
- a CDS encoding proline racemase: MVAALSLPVSPPRFLNQKSRSIFHCVDAHTCGNPVRLVIHGGPDLAGEDMAARRLHFMKEYNWILKGLMFEPRGHDMMSGSILYPPADPANDIGVLFIETSGCLPMCGHGTIGTITAGIETGIIQPKEKGKVRMETPAGLVLVTYIEKAGKVISVKLRNVPSFLHSQNLEITSKHLGDLKVDVAYGGNFYAIVDPQENYKGLENYKAEELIFMARELRSSLQAKYDFVHPLDARINGLSHILWTGAVLNPKSTARNAVFYGDKAIDRSPCGTGTSARVAQWHAQAKLKEGEDFIHESYIGSTFTGKVEEVTELNGTKAIIPSIEGWAKVYGENIISIDPNDDPYAHGFQVI; this comes from the coding sequence ATGGTTGCGGCTCTTTCATTACCTGTTTCGCCTCCTCGATTTTTGAACCAAAAATCGAGGAGCATATTTCATTGTGTAGATGCACATACTTGTGGAAACCCAGTGAGGCTAGTCATCCACGGCGGACCAGATTTAGCTGGCGAAGACATGGCCGCAAGGCGTTTGCATTTTATGAAGGAGTACAATTGGATCTTAAAAGGCCTCATGTTTGAACCGAGAGGTCACGACATGATGTCTGGAAGTATATTGTATCCGCCAGCAGATCCAGCAAATGATATTGGCGTACTATTTATAGAAACAAGCGGATGCCTGCCAATGTGTGGTCACGGCACAATAGGAACCATTACAGCCGGTATAGAAACTGGAATTATTCAGCCAAAAGAAAAAGGGAAGGTTCGTATGGAAACCCCTGCTGGCTTAGTCTTGGTTACTTATATAGAGAAAGCAGGCAAAGTAATTTCTGTCAAATTAAGAAATGTACCTTCTTTCTTACACTCTCAAAACCTAGAAATAACTTCTAAGCACTTGGGAGATTTAAAAGTTGATGTTGCCTACGGTGGAAACTTCTATGCAATTGTAGACCCTCAAGAAAACTATAAGGGATTAGAAAACTATAAAGCCGAAGAGCTCATTTTCATGGCTCGTGAATTACGCTCAAGCCTACAAGCCAAATATGACTTTGTACATCCATTGGATGCAAGAATTAATGGTCTTTCACATATATTATGGACGGGAGCAGTTTTGAACCCAAAATCTACTGCTCGTAATGCAGTATTTTATGGCGATAAAGCAATTGACCGCTCACCATGTGGAACGGGTACCTCCGCAAGAGTTGCACAATGGCATGCCCAAGCAAAACTCAAAGAAGGGGAAGACTTTATCCATGAAAGCTATATTGGTAGTACATTTACAGGAAAAGTAGAAGAGGTTACAGAACTCAACGGAACAAAAGCGATTATCCCGAGTATAGAGGGTTGGGCAAAAGTTTACGGAGAAAATATTATCTCCATCGATCCTAATGATGATCCTTATGCTCATGGTTTCCAGGTTATATAA
- a CDS encoding 4-hydroxy-tetrahydrodipicolinate synthase, with protein MTPNWTGVYPAVTTNFFQDQSLDIATFEMNIEAQLKAGVHGVIICGSLGENNVLTNDEKFLLLESAKKQIAGRVPLIMCIAECITTEAIAFAKTCEQMGADGFMLLPPMRYPSDDRETLHYLHKVADATDLGVMAYNNPVAYKTLITIPMFKDLAANPHFVAMKESTGDIRYMTDIINELGDRFKIFSGVDDLAFESLVMGAHGWVAGLVDAFPRETVVIYELVQQGRIKEAREIYRWFFPLLHLDIGPKFVQQIKLAEVVTGLGTEWVREPRLTLDIVDRAKVMEVIEASMKNRPVLPKL; from the coding sequence ATGACGCCAAATTGGACAGGAGTATACCCAGCAGTAACAACCAACTTTTTTCAAGACCAATCGCTCGATATAGCGACTTTTGAAATGAACATAGAAGCACAGCTTAAAGCTGGCGTTCATGGTGTTATTATTTGTGGGTCACTTGGAGAAAACAACGTACTTACAAACGACGAGAAATTTCTTTTACTAGAATCTGCCAAAAAGCAAATTGCAGGTAGAGTTCCTCTCATCATGTGTATTGCAGAATGTATTACTACGGAAGCCATTGCTTTTGCAAAAACTTGTGAGCAAATGGGAGCTGATGGTTTCATGCTTTTGCCTCCAATGCGTTACCCTAGCGATGACCGCGAAACATTACATTACCTTCACAAAGTAGCGGATGCTACAGACTTGGGCGTAATGGCATATAACAACCCAGTAGCATATAAGACATTGATTACTATTCCAATGTTTAAAGACCTTGCAGCGAACCCTCATTTTGTGGCTATGAAGGAGTCCACAGGAGATATTCGTTACATGACAGATATTATCAACGAACTAGGTGATCGCTTCAAGATATTCTCAGGAGTAGATGATTTAGCATTCGAAAGCCTTGTAATGGGTGCTCATGGCTGGGTTGCCGGTTTAGTTGATGCCTTCCCAAGAGAAACTGTCGTTATCTACGAGCTTGTACAGCAAGGTAGAATAAAAGAAGCGAGAGAAATATACCGTTGGTTCTTCCCATTACTTCATTTAGATATTGGACCAAAATTCGTTCAACAGATCAAACTTGCCGAGGTAGTTACAGGATTAGGAACTGAGTGGGTACGAGAACCAAGATTGACGCTCGACATTGTAGACAGAGCCAAGGTGATGGAGGTGATAGAAGCCTCAATGAAAAACAGACCCGTATTGCCTAAATTGTAA
- a CDS encoding AraC-type DNA-binding protein, which yields MNPKYFPLPKTELESVVFQKESSNTFYDILHFHEAYQITLIENGTGNCFAGNGMLRFEPDDIFIMGKNLPHVFRSDGIYYESKSLLSQASTIFISSELLSSFTQNVPEKAEVIKALTHFDKGIKLRSDKIGSKIVRIADLDGFEKIVAALDILKEIFETNEKTFISDGNLSEIQKESTFERINSVFDYTMKHFDREIKLQEVANLTSMTPNAFCKYFKQRTRKSYFNFLNDVRINHACRLLQSTETSIGEISLNCGFQNFSNFHRQFQRRMGHAPSIYRKLQQG from the coding sequence ATGAACCCGAAGTATTTTCCACTACCTAAAACAGAACTGGAGTCAGTGGTTTTTCAAAAGGAAAGTTCTAATACATTTTATGATATTCTACACTTTCATGAAGCTTACCAAATCACGCTGATAGAAAACGGCACAGGGAATTGCTTTGCTGGTAACGGAATGCTCCGTTTTGAACCCGATGATATTTTTATAATGGGAAAAAACCTTCCCCATGTATTCAGAAGTGATGGTATTTATTACGAAAGCAAATCGCTTCTAAGCCAAGCGTCCACCATATTTATATCATCGGAGTTATTGAGTTCATTCACTCAAAATGTCCCCGAAAAAGCAGAAGTCATTAAAGCCTTAACTCATTTTGATAAAGGGATAAAACTGCGTAGTGATAAGATTGGAAGCAAAATAGTAAGAATTGCAGATTTAGATGGTTTTGAGAAAATTGTTGCTGCTTTGGATATCCTCAAAGAGATATTCGAAACAAATGAGAAAACCTTTATTTCTGACGGAAACCTGAGCGAAATTCAAAAGGAAAGTACTTTTGAGCGAATCAATTCAGTATTTGATTATACCATGAAGCATTTCGATAGAGAAATTAAACTTCAGGAGGTTGCGAATCTTACCAGCATGACGCCCAATGCATTTTGTAAATACTTCAAACAACGGACGAGGAAGAGCTACTTCAATTTCTTAAATGATGTACGAATAAACCATGCTTGCCGTCTTTTGCAAAGTACTGAAACAAGTATTGGTGAAATTTCGTTGAATTGTGGATTTCAAAACTTTTCCAATTTCCATCGCCAGTTTCAAAGAAGAATGGGGCATGCTCCAAGTATATATCGAAAATTGCAGCAGGGATAA